CGGGTAAACCAGCCCTCCCGCAGTATTTCAGGAGTTACGGTTTCATCCTCTTCCAGGAGTTTAACCGCCGTCCAGCGGGGCCGGGGATGCTCGGGGTCGGCCCTTTTTATCCGCTCCATCATCGAAGCCAGGAGGTCCTCGATCTCGTTGGGATAGCGTACCAGTTTCTGGGGGACCCGGGGAGGTTTCTCCAGGGATGAGCGCACAGCCCGCATGACCTCCGCGGCGGCGTCCGGACGTGTAGCCGAAACCTCCACGGCGGGATACTGAAGATGGGTGCTCAGATGCCCCACGTCCACATTCAGGCCCTGTTCACTGGCCAGGTCGTGCATGTTCAATACCATCAGGCTCGGGATCCCCATCTCCATGAGCTGGGTGGTCAGGTAGAGGTTCCGCTCCAGGTTGGTGGAATCCAGGATATTCACCGCCAGGTCGTACTCACCGGCAAGCAGAAAGTCCCGGGCCACCCGTTCGTCCTCGGTTTTTGCCGAAAGACCGTAAATACCCGGCAGATCGACAATTCGGAAGCTGTCGTCCCCCTCCCTGCGGTGGCCCTCGACCAGATCCACCGTAACTCCCGGCCAGTTTCCGATCCGCTGGGAACTGCCGGTGAGGGCGTTAAAAAGAGTCGTCTTGCCGCTGTTCGGGTTTCCCACCAGGGCTATCGTATATTTCATTATCTTCCTGTCCCCTTGATTCGGGTTCGTTAATTCTGTTCCTCCGGCGGGTCTTCAGAAGACGAGAGGCTTACGAGTATGTGTCGAACGATACCATGGCCCAGCATGATCTTTGAGGTTTTTACCATAAGCACATGGGGCATCCCCCTGCCGCCGCGGATTACCCGGATCTTCTCGCCGGGGACAACCCCCAGATCGAGCAGACGCTGCCGCATTCCCCTTCCGCCCCGCAGGGATCGTATACGAACCTCTGCTCCGGGAGGAACATCTGCAAGAGAAATGAGCTGATGGTCAGGGTGATTGATACCGGATTCCATAAAATTAGGCCCGCCTATCTTGATTCGGATATGCTATTATCTCTAATCTTGCCATATCTTGTCAATTATCTTTCCCTCCAGTTGATCTTCAGATATACTGAAACTCTCACTTTTATACACGGGAGTATGGAGAAACTTGAGTACCTTTCGTCCGCAGCACACCGTCGATCTGACGGAGCGTAAAACGGAGTCCACAATAAACCTCCAGCGCCGGCGGCTTCTGAGCCTGGACAGCCAGTTAATCGAGCCCGTCACCAGATTTATCCGGGAAGGGCTGGTCATTCTGAATACAGAGCTGCAGATTCTCTTTGCCAACCCCTCATTTATCGCCCTTGCCCAGGCTTCAGGCGAGGAGGAGCTTATCGGAAAGAGGATCGGAGAAGCCATCAACTGCATTAACGCCACCCTCTCTTCCGAAGGTTGCGGCACCTCCAGCGAGTGCTCAGCCTGTATGGTCCTCTCCTCCCTGGTAAACCTGGGGGAACAGCGCCAGGATACCTCCGCAACGGTCTTCAGGAAGGCAAAAGAGGCCCTGCACCTGAAGGTAAGCTCCATCAGGATACACATCCAGGAGGAAGACTACGTCATAAGCGTACTGCGGCCGGTAAACCAGGAGGAGCGCAAGATCTCCCTGGAGAGGATTTTTTATCACGATATCCTGAACTCCGCGGGGGTTTTGAAGGGCCTTATTGAACTCCTGCACGAGAACTATCGTCAGCTTCCCGGCTCGGCGGAAACCGGAGGGAACAGCGAGATGGAGGAACTCTGGAACGCCACAATACTCTCATCGGCCCGTATTGTGGAGGAGATCCAGGCCCAGCGTGACTTTTCGAAGGCCGAACGCAACGAGCTTGCCCTGAACATCTCAGCCATACATACAGCCAGCTTTTTCCGGGAACTGCGGAACTGGTTTACCGCCTACGAACTCTCAGAAGAAGGACAGATCAGGCAGGCCGAAGGTTTTGAGGAACTCGCATTTTCCAGCGATCCGGTCATACTGAGGCGGGTCTTTATAAACCTGATAAAAAACGCCCTGGAGGCGGCCCCCAGGGGATCTGTGGTCGTTATCGATGCCAGGGGGAATCCCGGGGGTGTGACCATAAGCGTCCAGAACCAGGGTGTCATGCCCCGGGAGGTGCAGAGGAGTCTCTTCCGCCAGACCTTCAGTACCAAAGGGTCCGGTCGCGGTTTCGGCAGTTACAGCGTTAAACTGCTTACCGAGCAGTATCTTCAGGGGTCGGTGAGTTTTCTCTCCGATGACGAACACCAGACCATATTCAAGGTTAGACTTCCATGGAAAATCAATTTGTAGTATCCCTGCTGGCCGTACCGGCCCTCTGGAAAATCGGACTCTCCCTGGCCCTGATTCTGGTGGTTCAGAAGTTTTCCCGCTCCCTTCTGGCGGGGGTAATCGCGGGATCGGCCCTGCTGGCCTTCTGGGCGGGACACAGTCCCCAATCTGCCCTGGACATCATGCTGGAGAGTACCTTCACCTTCGACGGCATGATGCTGCTGGCGGTAATCGTGCTGGTTATTCTCCTCTCGAGCCAGATGGCCAACAGCGGCATGATGGCAGAGCTCGTCGCGGCGGTGCAGAAACGCCTCAACCGCCGGGCCTCGGTGGCCCTGCTCCCCGCACTGATCGGGCTTCTGCCCATGCCGGGAGGGGCCCTCTTCTCCGCACCATTAATCGACGACTGCGACCGGGACAAAGCGCTCCCCCCCATGGAAAAAACCCGGGCCAACTACTGGTTCCGCCATATCTGGGAGTTCTGGTGGCCCCTCTACCCGGGAGTGCTTCTGACCATCGAGCTCTCGGGGCTTAAAATCTGGCAGCTCATGGTGGTCATGTTTCCCCTTACCTTGATCTCGGTGCTTTCCGGGTACCTCTTTATCCTGCGCAGGATTCCAAAAGATCATGCCATCCACGTCAGCGAAGAGGGCCACCACGCCGCCGGACAGATTCTTCCCCTCCTGAGTCCGGTACTCATCGTCATAGCCACATATCTTGGCTTTATGCTGCTTCTGCCGGGCACGGAAGTTTTCAGCAAATACCTTCCCATGGTCTGCGGCCTGAGCCTGGCGGTGTTGTTTGTGCAGGTCCGCCGTCCCCTGGACCGGAAAACCTGGAAAACGATGATCCTATCCCGGAGGATCATCTCCATGGTGGCCATTGTGGCGGTAATCCGCATCTACGGAGCCTACATAGAGAGCCCCCTTCCCGACGGCTCCTCCCTGATCGTGCTTCTCCGGAGCGAACTCGCAGCCCAGGGGATTCCCGCAGGACTCCTGATTATCCTGCTGCCCTTTATCGCCGCCCTTACCACCGGCCTTACCATCGGTTTTGTGGGAGCCAGCTTTCCGGTGGTCCTGAGCCTGCTGGGGCCGGAACCGACGGCATTGCAGATAATGCAGATTCTGCCCTTCGCCTACGGAGTCGGATTCATGGGAATGATGCTCTCCCCGGTGCACGTCTGTCTGCTGGTAACAAATAAACACTTCAATACCGGGCTTACCAGCAGTATAAGGGCCCTGATAGCTCCGGTTGCCTTTACGGCCCTGGGCATCATTCTGGTAGGAGGGCTGTGGATGATGGTGTAGGAGGGATGGAATACTAATTCAGCTTCTGTTATATGGTTTGAAAGTCTGATTTAATGAGAAAGCATTTATGATAACATCAGGATTATATGAATCCCTCATCACCCGCATGCTTCAGGAACGTCTGGAAGAGCTTGACGGGTCCTTTTACATAGCAAAACAGTCCGTGGACTCCGCAGAGGCTGCCGGATATTTATCCCGATTTTTATCCCGGATTCTTTTTTTGTCTTTGAATCTCTGCCTGATCATGAAGATCGCCTGCTGACTCAAGTAGATCTTGCCAACGCTTTAGTAAAATGGCTGGCTGAGTATTTAAACAAGGCAGAACTCTCTGAAAATTTACTTGTGTCTCAGGGAGAGATTCTCACAGCTTTGTTTGAAACCCAGAACCCGCTTGCCAAAGATTTGAAAGCATATGTTTCCAGGATTACTCCACAGACCGGCCTGGTTCAAAGCGAGCTGTTTACCGGAAGCAATGCCGGTCTATCCCTTGAATCGGAACTGAAACGTGAAATCCTCTCATCCAATGAAATATGCTGGCTTGTATCCTTTATAAAATGGACAGGGATTCGGATTTTCTCGGATGTGCTTAAAGAGGCTGCGAGCAATGGAACAAAGTTGAGAATAATCACGACTTCATATATGGGAGCAACTGATCAAAAGGCTGTAGACTTTCTTGCGGATCTTCCCAATACGGAAGTGCGTCTGAGTTATAATACCGAAAGGGAACGCCTGCATGCAAAAGCTTATCTGTTTTTGCGAAACACCGGTTTTAATACCGGGTATATCGGTTCTTCAAATCTCTCCCGATCTGCTTTAACAAACGGACTCGAGTGGAATCTTAAGGTTACAACCGGGGAAATTCCACATATTATAGAAAAGTTCAAATCAACCTTTGAAACCTACTGGGTTTCTTCTGATTTTGAACAATACAATAATCAAGATAATTCACATCGCTCGAGGTTGAAAAAGGCGCTTCAATTCGAGCGCGGTGGTGAATCCTTAGACCCGGACGACCCGGTCTTTTTTACCATTGAACCTCACTCATACCAGAAGGATATTCTTGAACAACTGCATGTAGAGCGGACTGTACATAAGCGTTACCGTAACCTTGTGGTGGCTGCAACAGGGACAGGAAAAACGGTTATATCTGCCTTTGATTTTCGATCGTATTACAGGAAGAATCCTTCGGCTCGCCTGCTTTATGTCGCGCATCGCGAAGAAATCCTTCGCCAGGCACGTGCGACATTCAGAGCAGTTCTGGGTCTGCACTCTTTCGGTGAACTATGGGTCGGGAGTCATGAGCCGGATAACTTCAGACAGCTTTTTGTCTCAGTTCAGACTCTAAACAACAGGATTGAAACCCTAAACTTTGATTCCGATTATTATGACTTCATTATCATTGACGAAGTTCATCATATTGCAGCAGAAAGCTATCGGCCCATATTATATCAGTTCCAGCCGGGAGTTTTACTGGGATTAACAGCCACCCCGGAACGCCATGACGGCACGGATATTCTGGAAGATTTCTGTGGAGTTATTGCCGCAGAACTCCGGCTTCCGGAGGCAATCAACCTTCGATATCTTTGCCCTTTTCAATACTTCGGAATCGACGATCCTGTTGATCTGTCAAATGTACAGTGGGTCAGAGGAAGATACTTACCATCAGAGTTGACCAATATTTACATGGCCAATGATCAGCGGGTCGACCATATTCTTCGTTCCATGAAAGATATTCTGGTTAATCTGAAGGCAATTAAGGCGCTGGCATTTTGCGTTTCCCAGGAGCATGCGCAATTCATGGCGGAAAAATTCGTTCTCAATGGAATCAAGGCGGCTGTTTTAACGAGCAGGAATTCACCCGATCGTACCAGGCTTCGCGATCAGCTGGTTCAGGGCAAAATAAATATTCTCTGTGTGGTGGATATATTCAATGAGGGTGTGGACATTCCGGAAATCGATACGGTACTTTTTCTTCGCCCAACGGAAAGTCTTACAATCTTCCTTCAACAGTTGGGCCGGGGGCTTCGCCTGGTTAATGACAAGGAATGTTTAACGGTTCTCGATTTTGTCGGAAATGCCCACGCTGAGTATGACTTTTCCAGAAAATTTCGAGCCCTGGTCGGAAAATCCCATATTTCAATCATCGATGAAGTGGAAGAAGGTTTTCCGCATCTGCCCCTGGGGTGCTCAATCGTTCTACAGAAGCAGGCGAAAGAAATAATACTTCAAAATATCAAAAACGCAATTGTGAATCAGCGTAAAATTATTTCATGGATTCGAAGCTACCCGCTGCATACATCACAGAATCTGACCATCACCAATTTCTTGCGGCTCTTTCCGCAGGTATCAATCGAGGATATCTATAAAAATAAAATTGATGGTGGAGGCGGATGGTCACGCCTCTGCGTCAAGGCCGGATTTACCGAGGATACTCTCAATAAAAAGCTCGAACGGGCGATCTTCCGAGGTATATCAAACCGGCTTCTTCAATGCACTTCACAGTCATATCTATCCTTTGTCAGGAAATTAATCATAAACGGTTCCTGGGATACAACAAATCCCATTGAAAACCAGATGGCTCTGATGGCCCACTATGATTTCTGGCAGAAGCCGGGGAGTGAACTCGGGTTTTCATCTTTACAGGAATCCCTGGGCGCTCTGTTGCAGGATTCCCGCCTGAAGATAGAATGTTTTGATGTAATCAATCATCTTCTCGAGCGCCTGAAAACGGATGAAAAACCTATGATCATTGGATTTCCAACGGCCCTGCATCTCCATTCCCGTTATACCCGGGATGAGATTCTATCGGCCTTTGGAATACACCGGTTTGGGAAGAAAAGCAGCAGCCGTGAAGGCGCAGTAGAAATAAAAACTTTGAATTGCGAACTTCTCTTTGTAACCCTTAAGAAAACGGTAAAAAATTTTTCACCCACCACGCTCTACCACGACTACGCAATCAGTGAAGATCTTTTTCACTGGCAGTCACATAATGCTGCCCGGCCTGACAAAGGGAGAGGATTATCCTATGTTCAGCACCGTATACGTGGGAAAAAAATCATCCTTTTTGTGCGGGAGCAGATTCTGGATGAATACGGCCGGGCTATGGGTTTTATAAATCTTGGACCTGTTAATCTGGAATCCTGTCATGACAGCCGGCCGATGAACATAATCTGGCGTCTGGAAGAACCTCTTCCGCCATATCTCTGGAATGACGCGGCAAAAATGGCGGTGGGATAAGCAACCTGCGTAACGCCACCAGAAATGATTCCCGGTAGAATCTGCTCATCCTATTCTGGTATATGAAATTGAAGAAGATCTGATAAGGATCATTGCCTGCAGTTTTCATTATTAGGTCTGGAACGCCTCTTCCCCCACCCGCAGCTCGAAGATATCCACGTCAATGTAGCGGCCGAACTTGCAGCCCACCTCCCGCAGGGTTCCCACGTGGCGAAAGCCGAAACGCCGGTGAAGGGCAAGGCTCGCGGCGTTGCCTTCGGCTATGCGGGAGATCAGCATATGCAGTCCCTCCCGGCGGGCGATCTCAATAAGCTGCTCCAGCAGACGGCCTCCCAGGCCCCGCTTCTGATGCGCCGGGTCCACATAGATGGAGACCTCCGCCGTGCTGTCGTAGGCTTTTTTTTCCGACCAGCGGGAAAGAGACCCCCAGGCGGCGACATCCCCGGATTCCTCATGAAGGACTGCAAAAACCGGGTGGGAGCCGTCATGGGCTGCCAGCCAGGCGCGGCGCTCTTCCAGGCTTTTTGGTTCGGTGTCGAAGGTGGCGGTGCTTGTCTCCACGGCCTGGTTGTAGATGCGCCGGATTCCCTCCAGGTCGCCCTCTTCAGCGGCGGCGCAGCGGTATCCTGCGGGAAGGCTGATTTCAGATCCCATAGATCAGCCGCAGCTCCTCTGCCATTATCTCGATGCCCCGGCGCACGTCTTCACTGTTCTGGGCGTAGCTTACCCGCAGGCACTGGTCCCGGTGGGGCCAGGGGTCGTCGTTACCGAAAAAGAAGTAGGAGCCGGGAATAACCAGGACGTTTCGTTTTTTCAGGCGCCGGTAGAGTTCGATGCTGCTGACGGGCAGATCCTTGAACCAGAGCCAGAGAAAGATGGACCCTTCGCTCACGTGGATCGAATAGGGAAGCCCGGCAAAGGCTTCGTCCATTAGCTTCATGGTTTCCCGGGATTTTTTCAGGTAGAAGGGCCGCACCACCTCGCTGCTCAGGCGCAGCAGCTCGCCGTTTTCCAGGAGCGGGGCGGTTATCACCTGGCCGATGCTGGAATTGGCCAGGCTCAAAATGGCGTTTACCCCCGACAGGGCCTCGATAATCTCCGCGGAAGCCACGATAATACCGGTGCGGGATGCGGGGAGTCCGATCTTCGAGAGGCTCATGCTTAAGATTATATGCTCGTCCCAGATCAGGTTGGCGTCGGTAAAGATGATATTCGGAAAAGGCGCTCCATAGGCATTGTCCACGATCAGGGGAATCCCCTTCTCCGCGGTCCGCTCAGAAAGCACCGCAAGCTCCTGGTCGGTTATTACGTTTCCCGTGGGATTCGTGGGCCGGGAGACGCAGACCGCCCCGATATCCGGACCGATCTCCAGGTTGTCCAGGTCGGGATGGTATTTGAACCTGTTGCCCGGCAGCTCCTCTATGCGGGGCTTCCGGGCGGTAAAGATGCCCTCCTCAATGGCCTGGTCGGCGTAGCCGATGTACTCAGGCAACAGCGGGAAGAGGATCTTCCTCATCTTCCCGGATTCATCGGTTCCGCCGAACATGTTCAGAAGGCAGAAGAAGGCGCTCTGGCTGCCGTTGGTAATGGCGATGTTTTCAGGGCCGATTTTCCAGCCGTACTCCCGGTTCAGCATCCCCGAAAGGGCCTTGAGAAAGCTCTCCTTTCCCTGGGGAGTGTCGTAATTGGCGACCATGCGCTCGTATTCGCTGCCGTTGGACAGGATATGCTCCATGCGTTCCCGCCAGAGGGCGTTGACCTCAGGAATGTGGGCCGGATTCCCGCCCCCCAGCATATAGACCTTCTCGTCGGTCTGCAGGGCTTCGCCCATGTCCTTCATCAATCCCGAAATACCGGATGGAGAGGTAAATTTTGTTCCGAACCTGGATAAAGGGTACTTCATGGCCGTTATCTCCCTTTCTTCATCTGCATGTCGAGGTGTTGCGGCATCCTATCACAATTCCCGCCTTTTGAGTACCGCGGAAGCCCCGGTCAAAACGCTTGACCGTCTTCCCCGGGACGGGTATTTTGCCTGTATGTACAGAGTTTACCCCTTCTCGGCCCTGGTCGGTCAGGAAGACCTTAAAACAGCCCTGCTTCTCTGCGCCGTCGACCCCGGTATCGGGGGGCTCCTTATCCAGGGAGACAAGGGAACAGCCAAGACAACCGCAGTCAGGGGCCTTGCGGCCCTGCTGGAAGAATATAGACCCCTGCCCAGGGAGGAGAGCCTGGTACTGGAGGGCGACATGCCCGGCAGTGTTCCCCTCCGGGGATCCATTCTGACGGAGCTTCCCTTGAACGCCACGGAAGACCGTATAACCGGCTCGATTCACCTGGAGAGTATCCTGAAAGAGGGCACCCGCCGCTTCGAACCGGGTCTTCTGGCCCAGGCCCACGGGGGAATCCTCTACGTTGACGAAGTCAATCTGCTGGAAAGCCATCTTGTGGATATCCTGCTGGATGCAGCTGCCACCGGTATCAACCGGGTGGAACGGGAGGGGATCTCCATAAGCCACCCCTCGCAGTTCATCCTGGTGGGTACCATGAACCCCGAAGAGGGGGACCTGCGACCCCAGTTTCTGGACCGCTTCGGGTTCACCATCTTCATAAGCGGCCTCCATGATCTGGAGGAACGTAAGGAGATCGTCAGCCGACGTCTGGATTTTGACGCCGATCCCGAGGGCTTTTGCGACCGCTGGCTGGAAGACGATGCCCTGACGGCAGAGATGCTCAGGAAAGCCCGCGAGAACCTTACGGACATAGAAGTACCCGAATCCTCCCGTCACCTTATCGCGGAGCTCTGCAGCCGTGCCGGGGTCATGGGACACCGGGCGGACATTACCCTTACCAGGGGAGCCCGCGCCCTGGCGGCCCTGGTGGAGGCTCCCGCAGTTACCGGAAACCACGTAAAAGCCATGGCCCGCTTTGTACTCCCCCACCGGATTCCCCACTCCGGCGTTGAGGGCTTCAAGGACCTGGCGGACAGGACCGAGCAGCTTATCGGCGGTGCAGGCGGCGGGGGAAGCGCGCAGGTCGAGACCGGCAGCTTTGTCCCCGGAGACGACGGTTCCCTGGATGATCCCTACGACAATACCGAGATCCCCGGAGGTGCCGCCGCGGGGAGCCTTGTTTTCGATCACTTTAAAAAAAAACGGCGGACGAGCCCCGGGATACCTCAGGGCTCACCGAAATAAGCCTTCCTGAAAACCTGGAGGTCTTTCACGGTCGCTTTGCCGCCAAGGGACAGCGCATGGAAGAGAGCCCCCGTGGCCGGGGGCGCCAGGTACGGAGCCGGAAGGCCCGGGACCTGAAAGGGGGCATCGCCCTGCGGGATACCATCTACCGGGCGGCCCTGGAGGGGATCAGCGACGCGGCGGGAAAGCTGCATATCGGCCCTGAGTCCCTGCGCGAGGCGGTGCGGGTCGAGCCTTCGGGATTCACGGTCATCTTTACGGTGGATGCCTCGGACTCCATGGGTTCGGTTGAGCGCCTGGCCGCGGCCAAAGGAGCCGCCCTCTACCTCTTGAGCCAGGCCTATGTACGGCGCCTCAAGGTCGGCATGGTTGTCTTTCGGGGAGAATCGGCCTATACGGTCCTGGAACCCACCTCCAGCCTCTCCCTGGTTCGCCGGCAGCTGGCAGCTCTTTCCATCGGCGAAGCCACCCCCCTGGCGGCGGGACTGGTAAAAAGCCGGGAGCTTGCGCTGCAGGTTCTGGACCGGGACGGTTCCGGCACGGCCCTTATCGCGGTCCTTACCGACGGGGAGGCCAACGTACCCCTCACCCGGGGCCGGATGACCCACGAGGAGCTCTACGAAATGGCGCCGTCCCTTGTTCATCCCCGCATCCGGTACCTCTTTCTCGACACATCCCCGGGAGAACCGGGGGCCCTTATCCGCCGCCTTGCAGCTCAGACGGGGGGACGATACCTGCACCTGAACACCGGAGAGAGCGGCGATCTGATCAAGGCCCTCAAAGGGCAGAAAGGCTGAAAGTTTTCCCGGGAAAGCAGTGGCCGCCTTGTACCATCCGGCCCCGCCATGACAGAATGGGAGCATGGACCAGGAACTGCTGCGACAATGGATACTCGAACACGGAGAGGAGCGCTTCGCCCGCTCCGGCGGACCCGGGGGCCAGAACGTCAACAAGCTCAACACCAAGGTGCAGCTTAGAATTCCCCTCGATCAGCTTCCCGGACTGACGGAGGCGGAGATCTCCCGCCTCAGGGAGAGACTGCAGGGGCGAATCGACTCATCCGGGGAGCTCCTGGTACAGGCCCAGGAGAGTCGAAGCCAGATCCGGAACCGGGAGACCGCGGTGGAGCGGGCTCTTTCCCTGATCAGCGGAGCGCTGGTGGTCCGCAAGTCCCGGAAAGCCACCCGTCCCAGCTTTTCCGCCAGGGCCAGGCGGGTGGATAACAAAAAGGCCCGGGGTGCGATAAAGCGACACCGCCGCCCCCCGAAGATGGACGAATAGGGCAGCGCTAAAAACGTGGCATTTTTGTCCTGGGAAATCCCGACAACGCTGCATAGGGCAAAAAGAGTAGTTTTTAGAGGTGCCCAATAATTAATACGAATTTACCGGTATGACCCTTTAACAAGTTCTCGTCTTTTTGTATGATTTGAGTTAACGAACGTTCGGTTACTTGTTTTGATCAACTTTCTGACAACAGACAGATCAGAAAAGAAAAAGTGCAGCGATTAGAATGGAAAAAACAAAAATCCTGTCCGGCGCCTTTACCGTATGGCAGAAAAGCATGTTTACCCGCACCAGTCTCACACCTCTGGCGAGGGAACTGGGGGTAAGCAAAGCGGCCATCTACCGGTATTTTCCCGGAAAAGACAGCATAATCGACACCATGGAAGAGTATTTCGCCGGGAAATACCGCGAGAATACTCCCCGGATGCTTGAGGTCCTGGAAGCAAAATGCCTGAAAGAGGGCATTGAGGGCTATACCCGGGAGCTGATTGCCTTTCTTTCGGGAAATCCGGGCTTTATCCGCTTCTTTATTTCGCGCCTCTATCACCAGTACCGTCGGGAAACCCTGCCGTTCTGGCCGATTATCGAAAAGGAGGCCCTGCTTCTGCAGGAGCGATTTATCGCGACGGGATTTGAAAAAGAGGAAAGCGCCCTGTGCGTCCGGTACTTCTACACCCACGTTCTAAGCTGGGCCCATCTGCTCACCGGAAACGGCCTGAACGAGACCGAGGTCTACGGTTACGTATCGGTAATCGCAACCTCCTTTTTTGAAGGATTCGCTCCCCCCGGTCTTCCGGAGGTCCCCTATAAAACAGTGGAAAAGGAGATCCGGGTTCTCCCCGAGGCCTTCCCGGAGGAGAACAGGATAATAAACTCCCTCCTGGCGGTGGTGGCAAAAGAAGGAATCGAAGGGGCAAGCATCAGCAGGATAGCCGAGGAGGCGGGATACTCAAAAAGCACCCTCTATTCCTACTTCAAGAACAAGAACTCCATGATCCTCAGCATTCTCAAAAACCACGCCGAGGCTGTTGACCGCCTGTACACGCGCTTCTGCAGCGGGGAATATCCGGTAAACGAGACCATCTACCGTCTGATTCTGCTCATCTCACGATATCTTTGCCAGACCCCATCCTTTCTGGTTACCTTGAACTGGCTGCGTTTCCAGAGCCCCCGGTCCGGAAATAATAGTAAAGGGGGAATGGAGAGTCTGCAGGACCGGCTTCCCCGCTTTGTACAGGTCATGAAAAACAGGGAGTGCCGCAGTTTCGGCCTTGCACCGGAAAGACTGATGGGGATTCTATGGTTTCAGCTGATCCGGGAGATCATGGACCTCTATGGAAATTCAGCCCCCGGATCCACACCGCAGGAGAAAACAGTACCCCTGCGCACACTCCAGATACTGTTCTGCGAAGGTCTGGAAGGAATAGAAAGGAGACATCAATGAAAAAGCCCTGCATCCTGGCGGCGTTTACCCTGTTACTTCTGTTTTCAGCACAACTCAGCGCCCAGCTTATGCCGGAAAACCGTAAAGACCTTGACTCCATGATCGGCGAGGAGCTTATGCTCCCGGAAGCCCGGGACTACACCCTAACCGTGGACCAGGCGGTGGAGCTTGCAATGGAGAACAACCTGGGACTCATCAGAGAAAAGGCGGGATTAAAAACCACCAGACGCAGCCGCGACACCGCCTGGAACGTTCTGATACCATCGGCGGACGTATCTTCGACCCTGCGGCGCTTCAGCGAAGCATCGGGCATACCCCCGGCGGAAACCTACGGGAGCCTGGGCGCC
This genomic window from Marispirochaeta aestuarii contains:
- a CDS encoding TetR/AcrR family transcriptional regulator, producing MEKTKILSGAFTVWQKSMFTRTSLTPLARELGVSKAAIYRYFPGKDSIIDTMEEYFAGKYRENTPRMLEVLEAKCLKEGIEGYTRELIAFLSGNPGFIRFFISRLYHQYRRETLPFWPIIEKEALLLQERFIATGFEKEESALCVRYFYTHVLSWAHLLTGNGLNETEVYGYVSVIATSFFEGFAPPGLPEVPYKTVEKEIRVLPEAFPEENRIINSLLAVVAKEGIEGASISRIAEEAGYSKSTLYSYFKNKNSMILSILKNHAEAVDRLYTRFCSGEYPVNETIYRLILLISRYLCQTPSFLVTLNWLRFQSPRSGNNSKGGMESLQDRLPRFVQVMKNRECRSFGLAPERLMGILWFQLIREIMDLYGNSAPGSTPQEKTVPLRTLQILFCEGLEGIERRHQ
- the arfB gene encoding alternative ribosome rescue aminoacyl-tRNA hydrolase ArfB, producing the protein MDQELLRQWILEHGEERFARSGGPGGQNVNKLNTKVQLRIPLDQLPGLTEAEISRLRERLQGRIDSSGELLVQAQESRSQIRNRETAVERALSLISGALVVRKSRKATRPSFSARARRVDNKKARGAIKRHRRPPKMDE
- a CDS encoding ATP-binding protein, whose amino-acid sequence is MAVISLSSSACRGVAASYHNSRLLSTAEAPVKTLDRLPRDGYFACMYRVYPFSALVGQEDLKTALLLCAVDPGIGGLLIQGDKGTAKTTAVRGLAALLEEYRPLPREESLVLEGDMPGSVPLRGSILTELPLNATEDRITGSIHLESILKEGTRRFEPGLLAQAHGGILYVDEVNLLESHLVDILLDAAATGINRVEREGISISHPSQFILVGTMNPEEGDLRPQFLDRFGFTIFISGLHDLEERKEIVSRRLDFDADPEGFCDRWLEDDALTAEMLRKARENLTDIEVPESSRHLIAELCSRAGVMGHRADITLTRGARALAALVEAPAVTGNHVKAMARFVLPHRIPHSGVEGFKDLADRTEQLIGGAGGGGSAQVETGSFVPGDDGSLDDPYDNTEIPGGAAAGSLVFDHFKKKRRTSPGIPQGSPK
- a CDS encoding VWA domain-containing protein; the encoded protein is MEESPRGRGRQVRSRKARDLKGGIALRDTIYRAALEGISDAAGKLHIGPESLREAVRVEPSGFTVIFTVDASDSMGSVERLAAAKGAALYLLSQAYVRRLKVGMVVFRGESAYTVLEPTSSLSLVRRQLAALSIGEATPLAAGLVKSRELALQVLDRDGSGTALIAVLTDGEANVPLTRGRMTHEELYEMAPSLVHPRIRYLFLDTSPGEPGALIRRLAAQTGGRYLHLNTGESGDLIKALKGQKG